GTTTTAGCGTGTTTAGATTGGACATCCTCCGAGATGTACCGGTGAGAAGGATCTAAAATCTAATATGAAGAAACACTAATTCAAACAGCTCATTTACCAGCTACATAATGTTCATGCTGAACATGCAACATGAATCCATGGCACGTTCCAACATGTCCATGGAATTCGCTGTTTAACTGAACTCCGTAGATACCAACCTTATTAACCACTACATAATGGAGTCCTCTCCCTCCCCATTTACCAGCTCTCTCAAAAACTATGTAAACAAAACCATCCTGCGCGCAGCAGGCTTACAGGGTAATTAACTGTCTCCGGGAGATGCAGTTGTAAAAAACAGGCAGTGAAGTTTTGTTTCATAAATCCCAGCGACGGAACCCTGGGATTCTAAGTCACCGTCTCTGATGGTCACTTCACGATGCAGATCTTGATGACAGACGCCACACCGATACGGTGAAGAGCCACGACGGAATCACCAGGCTTGCACAGCTGCTTCTGTACTGCAGACTTCAGCGCAGCCTCCAGGATCACCTCTGTCGACTCTGAATCTGTAGCCTTGGCAGAGCCCTCAGCAAGGAGGGGGATGAGGCCTCTGTAGATTAGGCTGTGCCTCGCTGGGCCCTCAGAGCTGATGGTCCAGTCGAATGAATCCGTTGTCAGCACAGGGACAACCACAGAGAGGATTGGAACCCTGGGACGGTACTTCGCAACAAGCTTGGCCGTGGTGCCACCGCGAGTCAAGACGACAATCAGTGCAGCCTTGGCCTTATTGGCAGTTCGCACAGCAGATGATGCAAGAGATTCCAAGGGACTCATAGGTAGGGGTGCGGACCTGATCATCGCCTTGAAAACTGCCTCGTGGTCCAGGGAAGATTCTGCCTCAATGCATATACGAGCCATGATCTTCACAGCCACCTCGGGGTATGCTCCAGCAGCACTCTCACCACTGAGCATGACGCAGTCAGTTCCATCAAGAACAGCATTTGCAACGTCAGTTGCCTCAGCACGAGTTGGCCTTGGAGATTTGATCATTGACTCAAGCATCTGGGTAGCAGTAACAACAGGCTTGCCAGCAATATTGCACTTGTAGATCATCATCTTCTGCGCAAGGAAAATCTTCTCAACTGGAATCTCCATTCCCAGATCACCTCTAGCAACCATAAAGGCATCAGTCTCCCTCAAGATCTCATCAAAGTTCACAACACCCTCTTGGTTTTCAACCTGACAGTATAATATGACCATATTATGAAAGAAATCAGATCCAGATCCATGACAGCATAAAGATTATGATCACAAGTAGTTCTATATTACATTATCAAGTCATATGAACAAAGCTATAGCAGGAAATCATCTAGGTTCCAGAATTTAAGTAATAATGCCGCAAATAAGCAATAATGTTCTGAACCACAACAAAGAATGAATCTAATACGTGGAAATGCAGGGTGAAGGTAACAGAATTTGCACTTCGCTAATCAACTGTGAAATAAAAAGTTCTTGTGAAAAATTGTAGACTAGGCAAGCATTGGAAGCATATAGAATAGTGCCTATACCAATTTCAGGGTTAAAAAGGTGAAGTCCGGAAAGGATAGATATAATAGATACAAGCAAAGCATGGTTTCATTGTGCATCAATAAACATCTTAAGTGCATGAGAAAGCACTCTTTCAAATACCCTTATCTAAAAAAGGCAAAAATGTCCTCAGCACAGAACAAAAATTGAAGTGAAGCaaatggaggaagaagaaaatagCTAATAGAACCCGACAGCAATAATATATACAGACCTTTGACATCAACTTGATGCGCTTGGCATGCTGCCCAAGGACCTGTCTGACAGTCACCAAATCCGATCCTTTACGAACAAAGGACAGAGCAATCATATCAATATCATTTGGAACACCCCATCCCAAAATGTCCTCTTTATCTTTCTCAGTTAGTGTAGGAAGATCAACAACAATTCCTGGCAAATTGCAGTTCTTTCTCTCACCGAGCATTGCAGTGTTTTCACACTTACATCTCACAGTTCCAGCATCAGGATCGCAAGAGAGGACAGTCAGAGAGATAGTACCATCTGCACACAGTATGACATTTCCAGGCTTCACATCAACAGGTAGTTTCTTGTAACTCATAGCGATCATATTCTCATCACCCTTGATATCATAATCAGTGGTGACAGTGATTTCTTGACCCTTGGTTAGCTTAATTGGTTTACCGTCCTTCAAAAATCCAGTACGGATCTCAGGACCCTACAGCAACAAACGACAGATTCAGAACACTTTCATATAATGATCTTAAATTTCATATTAACAAGATCCAGTCAGAATTTACACTACATATCATGGAACGACCAAATGAGACATAAGCATCAAAGTGCAGCTGCAGTATATCTGTAGAGAACTGTGATGAAGTAAACCAACAGAAATGACCATGTTAAGCACAGCAAAATGAAGAGCTAACAAAATTATTGGTAACTGACAAGAATGGAAGGAACAAAAACCCTTGGAAGTACATTACATATCGATTATTGTATCAAGCAATTGAATCAGCATTTGTAAATTGATGAACCTGAACAACTGGAGAGACAAAATGCTTTGGTATTGTGCGTCCAGAAGCAACCAAACCATTTCAAATCCAAAAACAACACAGTAATCTATGAACCATTTAATACATAACCAAAACTACTTGTGGAGAAAGCAACTTAAACAACAAACATGCGAAATTTGAAACCAACTTCAACCAACAAGATGGACGGCTTCTTTTTCACATGGAGAATTGGAGAAACAGGAATGAGCATTGCGGAACACGGCAAATGTACAGCCAGGGGCAGATCTAATCCTCAGCATACTATTCTGTCAAACCGTCAAAAGCCATTACAATGTTAATCATTCTTCAGTTTTATACAATATTAATGGAGTTAATATGAAGGTCTAAGAAGCTCCTATCGGAACCATCAAGATCAAAATACTGAGGTCCATGACATAAAGATTTACAATCAACCAATCTTCAACTTCTAGAGAAGTAGAGAGAAAATGAGCTCCTCGTATCTAACTCCCCCAGCAGCCAAACTACTCATTACCCACCAAACTAGAAGTACATTCTGGGCGAAAGCAGTACACAACTATTTAAGCATGCATTGGTTTAATGTTATTATATGTGCTAATCATATATGTAGCCATGTAGCATGCACTAATTAAGTTAGGATGAAGATCTAAACCTCCTACAAACACCACTGAGATCAAAATACCTACATCCTGTGACTTGAAACACTTGACTTAAAATCTAGTAGCAATCTTCAAACTCTATTTTTTCGAGGGCAGAGGCTGGGGTACCCTCCCGCTTCATCCAAGTGTATTGTGGATCTTCAAACTCTATTTAGAGGATGATTTCACAATAGACAACTCCAGTGCAGCTGAACTATTCCATATCCACCAACACTGAGTACACTCTGGGCAGTTGCAAACACAACTGAAGGTGCTAATGGACAAACAAAATCTGAAACTAACTTTAACGAGTAACAAGTATCACTTCCTTAGAGGCCGGAGACAAttcctttttcaaaaaaaaaggtaTCACCTCCTTTTGACAAAAATGACAACAAGCAACATCTTGACAAATGGCAAACACTGAAACACGCATACTACTACAGAACACGTAGTCCCTAAAAAGGCCAAATCTAAATCCTGGAAACATTCTACCTACATTAGATGATTAGAATACGCTGTAGGCTGCAGCTCGCCATACAGAACAGATCAGTAGATCCGAGCTCAAATCCTCCGGTGGCAGACAAAAACCAACCCCTGTCTGCCCCGATCCAGCCAACCAGCAAAGCGGCGTACACCCATGCATACATAGCAGCAGCAGAGCCAGCGGATCCGTGATACGGAGGGGAGAGCTGGTGGTGAGAAGGTGGACCTTGGTGTCGAGCATGACGGCGCAGAGGATGCCGGTGTTGTGCATGGCCTGCCTGAGGTTGTCGAGCGTCTCCTGGTGGTACTCGTGCGTGCCGTGGGAAAAGTTGAAGCGCGCGACGTTCATGCCGGCGCGGAGCAGCTTCTCGAGCATGGGGACGGTGCGGGAGGCCGGGCCGAGCGTGCAGACGAGCTTGGTCTTGGGCACCCGCGCGTCGGCGGCGCCGcggtccaggtccgccaggaTCGCGGCCATGTCGATGTTCGCCATGGCGCTGACCGGATCTCTCTCTTCccggagctgcggcggcgaTCCGGAACCGgggagagggggcggcggtggtggtgagCGGCGAGAACAGCGAGATGGGGTGTGCGATTAGGTGGCGGAGTTTTTATAGAacgggaggggaggaggagtgGGGAATTTTGCGATTCCGTGGGCGAGGTCGAGGTCGACGAGCGGAGGTGGCCTgcaaggggaggagggaggacaCGTGGTGCCCACTGATCTTGGAATTTTCTTTCCTCCTCCTGTTTTCTGAGTGGAAGTGGTGGTCCCCGGTGACACCAGAGAGAGCGTGGGGCCTCTCAAGTCAGCGTCCATTGGCTAGGCTAGGCTGACCGAGGCATGCTTCCATTTCTCCAAGTGACATGAAGGGAGAATAGAAGGAAGGGTCTTCTTGGGGAAGATGTTGCGGTAGAAAAATAATTACCCTCCTAATCTGATCCTTAACATAATCAAGCATGGCAGGTGTTAGTGGCCGATTCCTAGGCCAAATCAGGATATGCCGCAGCCAGCGCTGCACCAAGTCCCCGACCGTGGGCGGCGCCGAACCAGCCGGCAAAACCAGCGACGTCACAAACCGTGACCCGGCCTTCTGTTTGTCCCGCGACCTGCCCTTGGTTTTCCCTCGATCGTGTCGCTGCTAGCTTGTCTATTATATTACGGTCATTTTCTTCTCCATGGTCAGCTTATTACACGGTGCATGATTTTCTATCCAAAGTGGCATGGACCAACAGAAGATTCTCTCGTTCTATTCTTCTTTCTAATGAGAAGGTTCTCTTATTCAAAGTCTACTGGTCCGGTTGATAGCAATGCCGCATGCATGATGGTGCCATGCCCCGGCCCGGAACGAGTGGCCCGGCCTGTGACATACCTGGGCCGCGCTAACAATACCGGCCCACTTGGCACGACCCACTACAATTTCTAGGCCGAGCTAACACTCTTTCCGCCCCACTAAGCTAGACGCGGCCCATTCGGCCGAAGCTCGTGCATGACAATTGACAATGacttgcatgcatgcatggaaaGCCTAACGTTCAACTGCTGAGCTAACCTGCCAAGTGCCAGCCACGAGGCGAGGGCAGCGGCGGATCTGCACCGGCGACGGCAGCCGGGCGGCAAGACGAGGGCGCGAGCGCGAGGGAGGCGAAGAGACCGCGAGCGAGGGCGAGGAGAAAGGAACGGGGGTGGGGCCGCAGGTGTGCTAGGGTTTTGGGGGCCGGCCGGCGCTCGGGCTCCCGAGCCTTAGCAGGCCTCCCGCTCCCGAGCCGGCCCATGTGCCAAGAATTCGGTCCAAGCACGACACGAGTCTCGTGCCGGGCTGGTCCGGACCCGATTAACTTCGTGCCGGACCGTGCTCATACCGGGCAAAAAAAAGGGCCGTGGGCCggcccatgcgtctcggggcgGATGAAAATCTATACCCGTGACGTGCAGTGAAACACTGAAATACCTCCCGCCGTAGCTCGTTCTGTCATTGTGTTCTGCTTCAGCCTGCGCTCAGATTATAGTATTGCAGTTTCTAGTTTTAGTTTTATTCAACAAACGGGGCGCGCAACAAGGCAACGTATCAGTGCTCTCTTCGGCAAGACCCATTGCATCGTGTCGCAGAACCTGCTCGGTGAAATTGGTCTGAaaaatctttcaaaaaaaaataatcCGGTGAAATCTAACTGCTGGGGCGTATAGTACGTGGGCGAGGATGCAGTCACGCATTTGCCAGTGCTTCTTCCGGCGTCGATCAGGCCCTCATCGGGAACCGAGACCTGGGGCCCACATCGTAACCAACCGACTAGCCAACTCATCAGCCAGCCGTCCTCGTCTACAAATACCCACCGGCGCAATCCCAGCAGCTCTCCTCAAACAAGCCAAGC
The sequence above is drawn from the Panicum hallii strain FIL2 chromosome 7, PHallii_v3.1, whole genome shotgun sequence genome and encodes:
- the LOC112899633 gene encoding pyruvate kinase, cytosolic isozyme gives rise to the protein MANIDMAAILADLDRGAADARVPKTKLVCTLGPASRTVPMLEKLLRAGMNVARFNFSHGTHEYHQETLDNLRQAMHNTGILCAVMLDTKGPEIRTGFLKDGKPIKLTKGQEITVTTDYDIKGDENMIAMSYKKLPVDVKPGNVILCADGTISLTVLSCDPDAGTVRCKCENTAMLGERKNCNLPGIVVDLPTLTEKDKEDILGWGVPNDIDMIALSFVRKGSDLVTVRQVLGQHAKRIKLMSKVENQEGVVNFDEILRETDAFMVARGDLGMEIPVEKIFLAQKMMIYKCNIAGKPVVTATQMLESMIKSPRPTRAEATDVANAVLDGTDCVMLSGESAAGAYPEVAVKIMARICIEAESSLDHEAVFKAMIRSAPLPMSPLESLASSAVRTANKAKAALIVVLTRGGTTAKLVAKYRPRVPILSVVVPVLTTDSFDWTISSEGPARHSLIYRGLIPLLAEGSAKATDSESTEVILEAALKSAVQKQLCKPGDSVVALHRIGVASVIKICIVK